Part of the Mycolicibacterium thermoresistibile genome, TTGCCGCCGGTGCACCCGATGGCAACGGTCATATATCGCTTCCCCTCCCGGCGGTACCCGTCGATGACCAGGTTCAGCAACCGATGGTAAGTGTCCAGAAAGTCCGCGGCGCCGGGTTGACTCAACACATAGTCCCGGACCGCCTCGTGCTGACCCGAGTACGGCCGCAGCGCGTCGACCCAGTGCGGATTGGGCAGGAACCGCACGTCCATCACGGTGTCGGCGTCCATCGGCAGCCCGTACTTGTAGCCGAACGACTCCACGGTGACGTTGGTGTGCGCCACGGTGTCCCCACCGAACGCCCGCTCGATGTTCTCCCGCAGCGCGGGCACCGACAGCGCCGACGTGTCGATGACGAGATCGGCGGCCGCCCGCACCGGCGCCAGCATGGCGCGTTCGGCGGCGATGCCCTCGGCCAGCGTCTGACGCCCCTGCAGCGGGTGGCTGCGCCGGTTCTGCTCATAGCGGCGCACCAGGATGTCGTCGGAGGCGTCGAGGAACAACACCCGCGGGACGATGTTGCGGGTGGCCAACTCCTGGCGCACCCCGTCGAGGTCCCCGGTGAACCCCCGGGACCGCACATCCATCACCACCGCCAGCTGGGTGATGCGCGACCCGGCGGCCAGGCCGAGTTCGACCATGCGGGCGATCAGCTCCGGGGGCAGGTTGTCGGCGACATACCAGCCGAGATCCTCGAGCACCTTGGCGGCCGTGCCGCGGCCGGCCCCGGACAGCCCGGTGACCAGCACGACATCGATGCCCGACTCGGTACCGGCCTCCGGATCTGTCCCAGAATCCAAGGTGGCCCCAACCCCGGGGCCACCGCGCAGTTCGTCGTCTGAGTGGTAGTCCGTCATCCCGATGCCCTGTTCTGATCATCGCCCATCACGACCGGCTGTGCACCGGATTCCGGCCGCACCGGCGCCGGGCGCAGCTGCTTGTCGAGTGCCTCCTTGACCGCTTTCGCGGTGGCGATTCCGATTCCGGGCACCTCGGTGATCTCCTCCAGCGTCGCCTCACGCAGCCTGGCCACCGAACCGAAGTGGGTCACCAACGCCTTGCGGCGGTGCTCCCCCAGCCCCCGTATCGAGTCCAGCGCGGACGCGGTCATCCGCTTGGATCGTTTGCTGCGGTGGTAGGTGACGGCGAACCGGTGCGCCTCGTCGCGCACCCGCTGCAACAGGTACAGCCCCTCGCTGTTGCGGGGAAGGATGACCGGATCCGGTTCCCCGGGCACCCACACCTCCTCCAACCGCTTCGCCAGTCCGATCACCGCGACATCGGTGACCCCCAGTTCGTCGAGCACCCGTTGCGCGGCGTTGACCTGAGGCGCACCGCCGTCGACCACGAACAGGTTTGGCGGATAGGCGAATTTGCGGGACCGCCCCTCCGCGGCCATCTCGGTGACCGACTGGGTGTCGAGCAGATGCCGCTGGAACCTCCGCCGGGTCACCTCGGCGATCGACGCGACGTCATCGGACCGACCGTCACCGGCCGCCTCCCGGATGGCGTAGCGGCGGTAGTCGGACTTGCGCGGCAGGCCGTCCTCGAACACCACCAGCGAGGCCACCACATCGGTGCCCTGAATGTGACTCACGTCAATGCATTCGATGCGCAACGGGGCTTCGGACAGCCCGAGGGCCTCTTGAATGTTCTGCAACGCAGCGGATCTGGCTGTGAAATCGCCGGCGCGCCGAAGTTTGTGCTGCGCCAACGCATCCTGTGCGTTGCGTTTGACGGTGTCGGCGAGCGCCTTCTTGTCACCGCGCTGCGGCACCCGCAACACCACCTTGGAGCCGCGCAACTTCGACAGCAACGCCTCGATCTCGTCGGCGTTGTCCGGCAGACACGGCACCAGCACCTGCCGCGGCACCGGGTTCACCAACTCGTCCCCGCCGCCGTCGCTGGCGCCGCCGAGTTCTGCCTGTTCCCCGTAGAACTGGGTGAGGAACTGCTCGACCAACTGTTGTTCGCCGGAATGCTCCGGATCACCGGACTTCTCGACGATCCAGCCGCGCTGCCCACGCACCCGGCCGCCCCGGACGTGGAACACCTGCACGGCCGCCTCGAGCTCGTCGTCGGCGAACGCCACCACATCGGCGTCGGTGCCGTCGCCGAACACCACGGCCTGCTTCTCCAACGCGCGTTTGAGCGCCGAGATGTTGTCCCGCAGCCGGGCCGCGCGCTCGAAGTCGAGCTGCTCGGCCGCCGCGTTCATCTGCTGCTCCATGTCCCGCGCCAGCCGGTCGGTCTTGCCGGCCAGGAAGTCGCAGAAATCGAGCACGATCCTGCGATGCTCCTCGGCGCTGACCCGCCCGATGCACGGCGCCGAACACTTGTCGATGTAGCCGAGCAGACACGGCCGGTCGATCTGCCTGTGCCGCTTGAACACTCCGGGGGAGCAGGTGCGCGCCGGGAACACCCGGGTGAGCAGATCCAGCGTTTCGCGGATCGCCCAGGCGTGCGAGTACGGGCCGAAGTACCGGACCCCCTTGCGCCGCGGCCCGCGGTAGACCATCAACCGCGGGAACTCCTCGTTGAGTGTGACCGCCAGCACCGGATAGGACTTGTCGTCGCGGTAGCGGACGTTGAACCGCGGGTCGAACTCCTTGATCCAGTTGTATTCGAGCTGCAGGGCCTCGACCTCGGTGCTGACCACCGTCCACTCCACGCTGGAGGCGGTCATCACCATCTGCCGGGTCCGCGGCGGCAGGCTGCTGACGTCGGCGAAGTACGAGGTCAACCGGCTGCGCAGGCTCTTGGCCTTTCCCACGTACAGCACGCGGCCGTGGGGATCCCGGAACCGGTAGACGCCCGGCTCGACCGGGATGGACCCGGGTGCAGGTCGGTACGTCGATGGATCGGGCACGCCCCCAGGTTAGTCGGCTACCCGCACCCCCCGGCCAGGGCGATGTTTTACCGTCGAACAATGCGGATTCTGCGTTCCGCCCGCACCGTGACGGCGCTTCTCGCCGGTGGGGCCCTCGTGCTGGCCGGGTGCGCCGGTGACGGACCGCGTCCGATCCCGGCGGCGACCGTGCCGTGCGACATCATCTCCAACGGCACCCCGGTGCCGCCGACGCCGACGGCCCCGCCGTCCCCGATGGCCGAACGCGAACTGGCGATCAACCCGGAGCTGGCCATCGGCTACCGCAAGAACATGACCGCGGTCCACACCAAGCGGTATTCGGTGGTGACCGCCAACCCGCTGGCCACCCAGGCGGCCTGCCGGGTGCTGCGGGACGGCGGCACCGCGGCCGACGCGCTGGTGACCGCGCAGGCGATGCTCGGGCTGGTGGAACCCCAGTCGTCGGGGATCGGGGGCGGCGGCTTCCTGCTCTACTACGACGCGGCGACCGCGACGGTGGAGGCCACCGACGGTCGCGAGGTGGCGCCGGCCGCGGCCACCGAGGACTATCTGCGGTGGGTCAGCGACGCCGACCGCACCGAGCCCAGACCCGACGTCCGGGCGTCCGGCCGGTCGATCGGGGTGCCCGGGATCGTGCGGCTGCTGGCCGATGTGCACGCCAAGCACGGGGCGATGCCGTGGCGGGATCTGTTCGCGCCCGCCGTGAAGCTCGCCGACGACGGGTTCGATGTGAGCCCGCGGCTGGCCGCGGCGATCGCCGACGCCGCCGAGCAGTTGCGGCTGGACCCGGACGCCGCGGCGTACTTCCTGGACGAGAACGGTGAGCCGAAACCGGCCGGCACCCGGCTGACCAACCCGGCCTACGCCAAGACCCTGACCGCCATCGCATCCGACGGTCCGGATGCCTTCTACACCGGGCCGATCGCGGAGAACATCGTCGCCGAGGTCGCCGACGCCACCGACGGCCGGACCCCGGGCCTGATGACCACCGAGGACCTCGCCCGGTACACGGCGAAGCAGCGCGAACCGCTGTGCACCCCGTACCGGGGGCGGCAGGTGTGCGGGATGCCGCCGCCGTCGTCGGGCGGGCTGGCGGTGGCGGCCACCCTGGCCATGCTCGAACGCTTCCCGATGGGCGACCACCGGCCCACCGACATCGACCGCAACGGCGGGCGGCCCACCGTCGCGGGGGTGCACCTGATCACCGAGGCCGAGCGGCTCGCCTATGCCGACCGGGACCGCTACGTCGCCGACACCGATTTCGTACCGCTGCCCGGCGACGGTCCGCGGACCCTGCTCGATCCGGGCTATCTGGCCGCGCGGGCCGCGATGATCTCCGCCGACCACACCGTGGGCACCGCCCCGCCGGGCGAATTCGACGCACCCGCCGGAGCGCCGGTTCCGGTCCCCGAGCACGGCACCAGCCACATCAGCATCGTCGACGCGCACGGCAACGCCGCGGCGTTGACCACCTCCATCGAATCGTCGTTCGGCTCGTTCCGGATGGTCGACGGGTTCATGCTGAACAACCAGCTGACCGACTTCGCCGCCGAACCGGTCGACGAGGACGGGACGCCGGTGGCCAACCGGGTCCAGCCCGGCAAGCGCCCGCGCAGCACGATGGCCCCGACGATGGTGTTCGACCCGGCACCGGCCGGGCCGCCGGGGGCCCGCGGACAGCTGTTCGCGGTGCTGGGCTCGCCGGGCGGCGCCGCGATCATCCAGTTCGTGGTCAGAACGCTTGTGGGGGTTCTGGACTGGGGGCTGGACCCGCAGCAGGCGGTGTCGCTGGTCGCGTTCGGTGCGGAGAACTCCCCCACCACCAGGATCGGCGGTGAGCACCCCGGTATCGACACCGCCGACGACGGCGCTCACGACCCGCTGGTACAGGGACTGCGGGCGCTGGGCCACCACGTCGACCTGGCCGATCAGTCCAGCGGGCTGGCGGTGCTGGTGCGCGACCGCGACGGCTGGGCCGGTGGGGCCGATCCGCGGCGGGAAGGCCTGGTGGCCGGCGACACCCGCTGAGCAGCCGCCGACCCGGAAGCGCAGACCGCGGCCCAGCCTTCGGTGTGCCGCGGTGACGTCGAGTGTGAGGTGGTGGCGACGACAGTGAGGTGGTGGCGACGAGAGTGCCACCACGGTGCGATTCGGCGCGATTCGCCACCGCGGCCGCACCATCAGATCAGTCAGCGCACAGTCACCACGAGCCGCGCACACTCAGCGACGGGACCGGTCGAGGCGCAGCGCCCGGTCAGTTCGCCGACCGGGTCTTCGACTGATGCTGGGCCTTGTAATAGGCGACGCGCTCGCGCACCCGCTCCATCGCATCCGCGGCGTGCTCCTTGTCGACGAGCTGGATCGCCATCGCGGGCACATACTCGTCGTCGGGCAGATCGACGCGCGCCCACCGCGCCCCGGGATGCAACGACACGTCGATCACCTCGGACCACGGCAGCACCCGGTACCCGAACAGGTTCCGGACCGCGACGCCGGGCGGGCCGACCCGCAGCCGCGGCCGGGTGAAGAGCAGAATCGCCCCGCCGAGCACGAGGCCGAGCAGCACGAACGCCACCTGATCGGCGGTCCGGTAGATCACCCCGGTGGGCTTGACCGGAAGCAGGATCGCCAGCACGACGTTGACCGCGACCATGATCGCCGCCGCGACGTAGGCGAACCGCGGTGTCATCCGGGGCCGGACCTCGATGTCCCAGCGTGCCTTCGTCATATCTGCGAGCGTAGCTCGCGCAGCGTCAACGCGGTGGACAGCGCGGCGGCCGCGGCCTGACCGCCCTTGTCCTCGGCCGAACCCGGCAGCCCGGCGCGGTCGAGCGCCTGCGCTTCGGTGTCGGTGGTCAGCACACCGTTGGCCACCGGCGTGGACGCGTCCAGCGACACCCGGGTCAACCCCTGGGTCACCGCGTCGCACACGTAGTCGAAATGCGGTGTCTCCCCGCGGATCACCACACCCAACGCGATCACGGCGTCATGGTTGGCGGCCAAAGCCTGTGCCACCACGGGGATCTCGATCGCGCCGAGGACCCGCACCACGGTGGGGTCGGTGATGCCGGCGTCGGCGGCCACCTTCCGGGCCCCGTCGAGCAGCGCATCGCAGATCTTCTGATGCCAGGTGCTGGCCACGATCGCCAGCTTCAGTCCGGAGGCGTCCAGCTGCGGCAGATCCGGGACACCGGCTTTGCTCACAGCGCCCCGCCCAGGTCGAGATCGGTGGGACGGCGATCGCCGAGCAGGTAGACCCCCTCGTCGTAGTCGTCCATCCGCACCGATTCGTCGAAATCCTCCAGCCCGACCAGGTCGTGACCCATCCGGTCCCGTTTGGTCATCAGGTAGCGGATGTTGTCGGCGGTCGCGCGGACCGGCAACGGCACCCGTTCGATGATGTGCAGACCGTAACCGTCCAGGCCGGCGCGTTTGGCCGGATTGTTGGTCAGCAGCCGCATCGAGCGCACCCCGAGGTCGACGAGGATCTGGGCGCCGATGCCGTAGTCGCGGGCATCCGCCG contains:
- the rapZ gene encoding RNase adapter RapZ; the encoded protein is MTDYHSDDELRGGPGVGATLDSGTDPEAGTESGIDVVLVTGLSGAGRGTAAKVLEDLGWYVADNLPPELIARMVELGLAAGSRITQLAVVMDVRSRGFTGDLDGVRQELATRNIVPRVLFLDASDDILVRRYEQNRRSHPLQGRQTLAEGIAAERAMLAPVRAAADLVIDTSALSVPALRENIERAFGGDTVAHTNVTVESFGYKYGLPMDADTVMDVRFLPNPHWVDALRPYSGQHEAVRDYVLSQPGAADFLDTYHRLLNLVIDGYRREGKRYMTVAIGCTGGKHRSVAIAEALAARLEGGDQLTVRVLHRDLGRE
- the uvrC gene encoding excinuclease ABC subunit UvrC, with the protein product MPDPSTYRPAPGSIPVEPGVYRFRDPHGRVLYVGKAKSLRSRLTSYFADVSSLPPRTRQMVMTASSVEWTVVSTEVEALQLEYNWIKEFDPRFNVRYRDDKSYPVLAVTLNEEFPRLMVYRGPRRKGVRYFGPYSHAWAIRETLDLLTRVFPARTCSPGVFKRHRQIDRPCLLGYIDKCSAPCIGRVSAEEHRRIVLDFCDFLAGKTDRLARDMEQQMNAAAEQLDFERAARLRDNISALKRALEKQAVVFGDGTDADVVAFADDELEAAVQVFHVRGGRVRGQRGWIVEKSGDPEHSGEQQLVEQFLTQFYGEQAELGGASDGGGDELVNPVPRQVLVPCLPDNADEIEALLSKLRGSKVVLRVPQRGDKKALADTVKRNAQDALAQHKLRRAGDFTARSAALQNIQEALGLSEAPLRIECIDVSHIQGTDVVASLVVFEDGLPRKSDYRRYAIREAAGDGRSDDVASIAEVTRRRFQRHLLDTQSVTEMAAEGRSRKFAYPPNLFVVDGGAPQVNAAQRVLDELGVTDVAVIGLAKRLEEVWVPGEPDPVILPRNSEGLYLLQRVRDEAHRFAVTYHRSKRSKRMTASALDSIRGLGEHRRKALVTHFGSVARLREATLEEITEVPGIGIATAKAVKEALDKQLRPAPVRPESGAQPVVMGDDQNRASG
- the ribH gene encoding 6,7-dimethyl-8-ribityllumazine synthase encodes the protein MSKAGVPDLPQLDASGLKLAIVASTWHQKICDALLDGARKVAADAGITDPTVVRVLGAIEIPVVAQALAANHDAVIALGVVIRGETPHFDYVCDAVTQGLTRVSLDASTPVANGVLTTDTEAQALDRAGLPGSAEDKGGQAAAAALSTALTLRELRSQI
- the ggt gene encoding gamma-glutamyltransferase translates to MRILRSARTVTALLAGGALVLAGCAGDGPRPIPAATVPCDIISNGTPVPPTPTAPPSPMAERELAINPELAIGYRKNMTAVHTKRYSVVTANPLATQAACRVLRDGGTAADALVTAQAMLGLVEPQSSGIGGGGFLLYYDAATATVEATDGREVAPAAATEDYLRWVSDADRTEPRPDVRASGRSIGVPGIVRLLADVHAKHGAMPWRDLFAPAVKLADDGFDVSPRLAAAIADAAEQLRLDPDAAAYFLDENGEPKPAGTRLTNPAYAKTLTAIASDGPDAFYTGPIAENIVAEVADATDGRTPGLMTTEDLARYTAKQREPLCTPYRGRQVCGMPPPSSGGLAVAATLAMLERFPMGDHRPTDIDRNGGRPTVAGVHLITEAERLAYADRDRYVADTDFVPLPGDGPRTLLDPGYLAARAAMISADHTVGTAPPGEFDAPAGAPVPVPEHGTSHISIVDAHGNAAALTTSIESSFGSFRMVDGFMLNNQLTDFAAEPVDEDGTPVANRVQPGKRPRSTMAPTMVFDPAPAGPPGARGQLFAVLGSPGGAAIIQFVVRTLVGVLDWGLDPQQAVSLVAFGAENSPTTRIGGEHPGIDTADDGAHDPLVQGLRALGHHVDLADQSSGLAVLVRDRDGWAGGADPRREGLVAGDTR
- a CDS encoding PH domain-containing protein, translated to MTKARWDIEVRPRMTPRFAYVAAAIMVAVNVVLAILLPVKPTGVIYRTADQVAFVLLGLVLGGAILLFTRPRLRVGPPGVAVRNLFGYRVLPWSEVIDVSLHPGARWARVDLPDDEYVPAMAIQLVDKEHAADAMERVRERVAYYKAQHQSKTRSAN